In a genomic window of Methanosarcina horonobensis HB-1 = JCM 15518:
- the nifK gene encoding nitrogenase molybdenum-iron protein subunit beta: protein MLDYTPCEEVTREAVTINPAKICQPIGAVYAALGVHNCMPHSHGSQGCLSYLRMCLSRHYRENPVATTSSFSEGTAVFGGAANLKEALGNLTAIYRPEVIAIHTTCVAETIGDDVGVIIEDVRAEELIDPSIKICAASTPSYVGTHITGYDNMVKSFVTTFAKKTKPNGKLNLIPGFVEPGDIREMKRILSIMGIPNIVFPDTTDVFDAPLNGEPGMYPKGGTPIGDIEDSANSVGTIALCRMAGGSAASYLESRYKVPAKIGPTPIGIRNTDRFIMNAAKLANVAIPPELEDERGRLVDMMTDAHPHYHAKKVAIYGDPDIILGLTSLVLEMGMEPSVVLTGTQSSEFEKEVEGLIGSEYPDADIISGGDLFMLHQIIKRKPVDLLIGNTYGKFISRAEDVPLVRVGFPIMDRANLHYFPIMGYAGAARLVERIGNTLLDRKDRDAPDWLLETIQ from the coding sequence ATGTTAGACTATACTCCATGTGAAGAAGTAACCAGAGAAGCAGTAACCATTAACCCTGCAAAAATTTGCCAGCCAATAGGCGCAGTCTATGCAGCCCTTGGTGTCCACAACTGCATGCCACACAGCCACGGTTCACAGGGCTGCCTTTCGTACCTGCGTATGTGCCTGAGCAGGCACTACCGCGAAAACCCCGTTGCAACGACCAGCAGTTTCTCGGAAGGGACCGCAGTTTTCGGAGGAGCGGCAAACCTCAAGGAAGCCCTTGGAAACCTGACTGCAATCTACAGGCCCGAAGTAATTGCCATCCACACCACCTGCGTGGCAGAAACCATAGGAGACGACGTAGGAGTCATCATTGAAGATGTAAGGGCAGAGGAACTCATAGACCCTTCAATCAAGATCTGTGCGGCTTCCACTCCAAGCTACGTGGGCACCCACATAACCGGCTATGACAACATGGTAAAGTCTTTTGTGACCACTTTTGCCAAAAAGACCAAGCCAAACGGAAAACTCAACCTTATCCCCGGTTTTGTGGAACCAGGAGACATCCGGGAAATGAAGCGCATACTCTCAATCATGGGAATCCCTAACATTGTCTTCCCGGACACGACCGATGTCTTTGATGCTCCACTTAACGGAGAGCCTGGTATGTACCCGAAAGGCGGGACTCCGATCGGAGATATAGAGGATTCCGCAAACTCTGTCGGGACGATAGCCCTCTGCAGGATGGCAGGAGGCTCTGCAGCTAGCTACCTTGAAAGCAGGTATAAGGTTCCGGCAAAGATAGGACCTACCCCGATAGGGATAAGGAACACCGACCGTTTCATAATGAACGCAGCAAAGCTTGCCAATGTAGCTATTCCTCCTGAACTCGAGGATGAACGCGGCAGGCTTGTAGATATGATGACCGATGCCCACCCGCATTACCATGCGAAAAAGGTTGCCATCTATGGGGACCCGGACATAATTTTAGGGCTTACGAGCCTTGTACTGGAAATGGGCATGGAACCGAGTGTAGTGCTTACCGGCACTCAGAGCTCTGAATTTGAAAAAGAAGTAGAAGGACTCATAGGTTCCGAGTACCCGGACGCCGATATTATTTCGGGAGGGGACCTCTTCATGCTCCACCAGATCATCAAGCGAAAGCCCGTGGACCTCCTTATCGGCAACACATATGGGAAATTCATATCAAGGGCAGAGGATGTGCCCCTTGTGAGGGTAGGCTTCCCGATCATGGACCGGGCAAATCTGCACTACTTCCCAATCATGGGGTACGCCGGAGCTGCACGACTGGTGGAGCGCATAGGAAACACCCTGCTCGACAGGAAAGACAGAGACGCACCGGACTGGCTGCTTGAAACCATCCAGTAA
- a CDS encoding P-II family nitrogen regulator, protein MQMIRAIIRPGMESKVVESLEKEGCISLTKMEVFGRGKQKGIHIADVHYDELQKTMLLMVVEDEHKDRVIQTIMEAARTGKYGDGRIFVNPIEEAYTIRTGKTGL, encoded by the coding sequence ATGCAAATGATACGTGCAATCATAAGACCTGGAATGGAGTCAAAGGTTGTCGAAAGCCTTGAAAAAGAGGGCTGCATTTCCCTTACAAAAATGGAAGTCTTCGGACGAGGGAAGCAGAAAGGGATTCACATTGCAGACGTGCACTATGACGAGCTGCAGAAGACCATGCTCCTGATGGTTGTTGAAGACGAACACAAGGACAGAGTCATACAGACCATAATGGAAGCAGCCAGGACCGGAAAGTACGGAGACGGAAGGATCTTCGTAAACCCGATTGAAGAAGCCTACACCATAAGGACCGGGAAGACCGGACTTTAA
- a CDS encoding P-II family nitrogen regulator: MKEITAIIRMNKVQKTKDVLLECGFPSFTVRRVMGRGKQRGLCFEFNPPLPEPEKEAETCIRFIPKRMFTIVVDDENVNEVVQKIIEVNQTGNPGDGKIFVSNITEAVRIRTGESGEATVNKELM, translated from the coding sequence GTGAAAGAGATTACGGCAATAATCAGGATGAACAAAGTCCAGAAAACCAAGGATGTTCTCCTTGAATGTGGCTTTCCCTCCTTTACCGTAAGAAGGGTTATGGGCCGCGGTAAGCAAAGAGGGCTCTGCTTTGAATTTAACCCGCCACTGCCGGAACCTGAAAAAGAAGCAGAGACCTGTATTCGTTTCATTCCAAAACGTATGTTCACCATTGTTGTGGACGACGAAAACGTAAACGAAGTGGTCCAGAAAATTATCGAGGTAAACCAGACCGGAAATCCGGGAGACGGAAAGATTTTCGTGTCAAATATTACTGAAGCAGTCCGCATCCGGACCGGAGAAAGCGGAGAAGCGACCGTTAACAAGGAGTTGATGTAA
- the nifD gene encoding nitrogenase molybdenum-iron protein alpha chain — MGAEIDPGIEDKQQLVDDMLKVLPEKAARNRRKHIVVRDCSTEQHIEADDKVIPGILTNRGCAFAGTKGVVFGPIKDMVHLVHGPIGCAYFTWGTRRNFAKAEEGEDNFMNYCVCTDMKETDIVFGGEKKLKKAIDEVVKIFNPGAISICATCPVGLIGDDIESVAREAEKEHGIKIIPARCEGYRGVSQSAGHHIASNSLMEHLIGTEEIKSPTPFDINIFGEYNIGGDLWEIKPILEKIGYRIVSSLTGDGSFHKISQAHRAKLSILLCHRSINYTNRMMEEKYGIPWLKVNYIGTKGTEKSLRKMAEFFDDPELTRKTEETVAEEKAKYADEIERYRKKLQGKTAFIYAGGSRSHHYINLFEELGMKVIVAGYQFAHRDDYEGRHIIPQIAERALGSILEDVHYERDESIEPAVSPERIEELKKKIGLMDYEGLFPEMRNGTVVIDDLNHHETEALVKALKPDIFCSGIKDKYWAQKHGIPSRQIHSYDYSGRYTGFSGVVNFAKDIDMALHSPTWRFVRPPWKGEVAE, encoded by the coding sequence ATGGGAGCGGAAATAGATCCAGGAATTGAAGACAAACAGCAGCTTGTTGATGACATGCTGAAAGTGCTCCCGGAAAAAGCTGCAAGGAACAGGAGAAAACACATAGTTGTCAGGGACTGTTCCACAGAACAGCATATTGAAGCCGACGATAAGGTAATTCCTGGCATCCTCACAAACCGCGGCTGTGCCTTTGCAGGTACCAAGGGTGTGGTCTTCGGGCCTATCAAGGATATGGTCCACCTGGTCCACGGCCCCATAGGTTGTGCTTACTTCACATGGGGCACCAGGCGAAACTTTGCAAAGGCAGAAGAAGGCGAAGACAACTTCATGAATTACTGCGTATGCACGGACATGAAGGAAACCGATATCGTCTTTGGGGGAGAGAAGAAGCTCAAAAAAGCCATTGATGAGGTTGTGAAAATCTTCAACCCAGGAGCTATCAGCATCTGTGCAACCTGCCCTGTAGGGCTTATCGGAGACGATATCGAATCTGTTGCAAGAGAAGCCGAAAAAGAGCATGGGATCAAAATAATCCCCGCCCGCTGCGAAGGATACAGGGGAGTCAGCCAATCGGCAGGCCACCACATTGCAAGCAACTCCCTGATGGAACACCTGATCGGGACCGAGGAAATCAAGAGCCCCACCCCCTTTGACATAAACATATTCGGAGAGTACAATATAGGAGGAGACCTCTGGGAAATCAAGCCAATCCTTGAAAAAATAGGATACAGAATTGTCTCAAGTTTAACCGGGGACGGGTCATTCCACAAGATATCCCAGGCCCACAGAGCAAAGCTCAGCATTCTCCTATGCCACCGTTCCATCAACTACACTAACCGTATGATGGAAGAAAAATACGGGATTCCCTGGCTGAAAGTCAATTATATAGGCACGAAAGGTACTGAAAAATCCCTGCGGAAAATGGCAGAGTTCTTCGACGACCCGGAACTTACCAGGAAAACCGAAGAAACCGTTGCTGAAGAAAAGGCGAAATATGCGGACGAAATCGAAAGGTACAGGAAAAAACTCCAGGGAAAAACCGCCTTTATTTATGCAGGAGGCTCCAGGAGTCATCACTATATAAATCTCTTTGAAGAACTCGGCATGAAAGTAATTGTTGCAGGCTACCAGTTCGCCCATAGAGACGACTACGAAGGCAGGCATATTATTCCCCAAATCGCTGAAAGAGCTCTTGGCTCAATTCTGGAGGATGTACACTACGAAAGGGACGAAAGCATAGAACCTGCAGTCAGCCCGGAAAGGATTGAAGAGCTGAAAAAGAAAATCGGACTTATGGATTACGAAGGACTTTTCCCCGAAATGAGGAACGGGACAGTTGTCATTGATGACCTGAACCACCATGAGACCGAAGCTCTTGTAAAAGCCCTGAAACCCGACATCTTTTGTTCCGGAATAAAGGACAAATACTGGGCCCAGAAGCATGGGATCCCCTCAAGGCAGATCCACTCCTACGACTACAGCGGACGGTACACCGGTTTTTCCGGAGTCGTGAACTTTGCAAAGGACATAGACATGGCGCTTCACAGCCCCACCTGGAGGTTCGTACGCCCGCCATGGAAAGGAGAAGTAGCAGAGTAA